The Sabethes cyaneus chromosome 3, idSabCyanKW18_F2, whole genome shotgun sequence DNA window TTATTTGTATACAACCTgtttttcttttgccagatcTTAAAAAAATACTCCATTTAATAGCTGACATCACCTGGAAGCTGATATATTTCCTATTAGTGTTCGCTGCTGCTTTCTCTAAGTGATGAATTGTTTGATAATCAAGATGCTGATACTGTAAGCCTATTTTATGGTATCGTAACATACTACATTCATTTGAAAAGAATATTAAAATTCGGTCGAAGGTTCTGTATCATAAAACGATTGTAAACATAGTATCTGTgtcttaaaaacaaaaaaagtaaaaaagaaatcgTACACTACACTGATCAAAACAAAAGCTATTCAACAACTTCAGTTATATCGGAAAAGGTGACACGTCGCGAGGAATTGAAAGACTCAGTTCCGCTACCGTTGAACAAGTTTTCTGCATTGTTTGTCGAGCAAACGTCGCTGTACTGTACGCCCCCGTCTCGCGAAATTGATGATTCGCTGTCCACTGGAATGGGACTAGCATCACGATTGACAGGAACTTCGTTGGTCGCTGATGGTTCGATGTTCGCTTCTATCTGGTTTGCTTCGGCGGATTTCGGGCTTGATCGAGTATGATCATCCTCTTGCTGGGACGCGTCGTTTGTGTCTGGAGACGGCTGCCGGTGATCAGATCCATAAATTACAGGTTGGTCTGTGATTTCTTCTGCCTCTGCGTCAGTAGTAGACATATTTTTCGACATTTCTCCAGAAACTACTTGCATTTGCTCATCATCATTGTCAGGAAGAATAGATACATCGGTCTCCTCCAATGCACTGGGTCCAGCACATGCAATATGTTCTGCGCTCTGCAGATGTTCTGTCAGTTGGGCCTGTTTCAAATATTCCTTTCGGCAAACTTCGCAACCAAAGACGCGATTTTGCTTGCGGTTCTGGGAAGGAAAAATATATTTGTCGATTTAAAAATGTAcatattatatttttttcaatatggatATATGTAATTGCTTTCTGTGAAAAAACCTtccaaaagaaagacaaaatcatAAGAGACTACATTATAACTTTTTGATTGTCGTCGTAGTTCGGACTGTCACTTCTGTTGTGTGCTAGAGAAATGACGACACTGgtataacaaaccagtcgttgcATGTTCGTATCTCAACAGGGAGCAACTTTTACGAGTGAATAGAATCGTAGTACTAGCTccgcaattttcctgtactctaacagttgaTTACGAATTctgttaaataaaaataataaaaaaaaaagcagaacagaGTGCCTGTACGAGTTTTACAGCTGAGAAAAGTGGCTTTTGAGCGAAAGGCTGACCTAAGATATATAAACTTTTAAGGAACTTACATTTTCGTGAGCAATCATATGTCGGCTAAGTGTTTTCTGATTGTTGAATGTATTAGTACACAACAGACAAGTCACCATGGCTGGCACAGgagttggaaaattttcctttcttttcttcGGAGGCATCGAGATTTCGGTTCGTTTTGTTTTAGATTTCTTTATCGTCGGAGGTGTCATTTTCGCTGCTTTTTTCACTTTAGAAGACTTGGTGGTAGTTTTCTTCACCATTGGCGAATTACGTTTTTCAATTTTAGCTTTAGCAACTGAGTTATTTGATTTATTCGAAACCCGTTGCAAAGCCCCTTTCGGCTGGGAAAATAATTTCATTGCAGCTTTTGTCTTTGTCACAGTGGCCTTTCGGTACTTATTGATAAGCGAAGCAGACATTGGAACTAGACGTACAACTAGTTCTTTTGAAAAGCGAGGATAAGCTTTGGATGAGAATGCACCACGTCGAGATGGGGTATAAAGCTGTTCTAATGAAATTTCGCCAAAATTGCGTTTTGCAATTGCAATTTTCCTTCCAGCTCGAGGCGGAGTGTACAGCTTGGATAAGTCCGTTTGTCCGCTTTGCATGTGATTAACACTAATATCCAGTTTTTTCAATTGAACAACGGGAGTGGACCAATTTTTCGACTCAGGTGTTTTTTTCGGATTTAGGATTGCATGCAAATTTTGCAGAACTTCATTATTTTTCCAGCAAAGCAGACGAAATTCATGACACTGATCTAGCTGCTTTTTGCATTGACCACAAATAGCCGTCGGGATTCCTTGTTCACTACTTTCATTAATCTATAAATAATTACATACAAATCAAATAAGAATCAATAGCAACAAACAATAATCTACCTTCAAATTAGtacattcaaaaattttatcagAAAGTCTGGTGTCTCCGGAATAAGCAAAAATCGGTTCCATGTTGATGTTGGAAAGCAAGCACAAACGACACAACTTATTTAACCTTAAATATATCAATAGTGTTATATATAGTGGGAGCAACTACACGAAATACTTAATTTATTGCACTCACGGATAGCAATCGTCTCTAGCAGGATGAACTTTCTGAGGGACATCGACTGCGGTACCTACTGAAAAAGCAGTTGCCTTTTTAAGAGCTGTCTTTGCTCTTTTCCTACCTCGTTTGGCCATCCCTAATTCACAGGATTGTTTTGGATTATTTAGAATTTATATTTAATTTCTAAGAGAATAaagcaatttttattaactaacgaaaatagaaacaaaccgaaattgatttttctgaacGCCACAAGCCGCTACTATAACAGAACAGCAAGAAAATTGTAGCTAAAAAATACACGTTCGCACGGTTCACACAAAATTTTGACACATATACCTACAAGTGCAATAATTTTGTCAGCAAATGAATCAAAGTACATATAATATTTATAAAGATCACAAGTAATTGTGATACAGTatcgccccgctaatccgacaaatttatagccggattagcgaattttgactcgataatccgacagtcaaactgacgtcagtgtgagtttgatatgtggttttgtttacatccatacgtaaaaaACTCcggcaatttttgaaaatatctgtcgaaagtacgcaataactatgttttatactcggtaatgctcaatttcgtcaacaaaatacttttaaattcttagttagtgtcgaaataagcgcaagcacatcagtctattgaggctgtgaaccatttcgcgaaatttttaactttttagttaaaatttgacagtttgatggttatttctcgtcgagtggttaaaatcagttcagaatgcgaaccatttcatatttgacgtattgatagtttttttttgttcaatgagacccaggtaaccaataagcatttccaatgcaatttaattgCAAGCcagtaagcatttaagttgccttaaatgctattttggcaaaatatgcggctactttactgctactgttttacctgactcactgcgaatatgcgtattattgaaataaaacgtaaccatacgttttattcgtttataacgcatatgcagttaatatcgataacaaacgatttttcataagttgtgcttttgttattgtcaattgcaaggaaaattgtaccatccaaagtgcgatatcgctcataaaagtgctattttgcattaaatcgtttcggtatcttcggcgcactttttcgttatcttccaagtgataagtgcgccgaagataccgaaacgatttaatgtaaaatagcacttttatgagcgatatcgcactttggatggtacaattttctttgcaattgacaatattgcatttaatttgtaaaaagttacataaataacaattcagtttcacaatacaattattgcgtactactggcacttgaaatataacgtttaagtacgttaattttagtgatcaaaattaacgatattttcgatacaagggcgatatttttcgaaacctttcgaaccaacacgatcccgcgaacacaacgcatattcgcagtgagtcaggtaacacagtagccctcttatagtgctgacaatgcttatttgcagctagttaccgacaagaagaatttaaatagaattgtggatgccaatttacaacagttatgcagtcaaaaggctgattaacagcaacctgcagtataaaacgccagggatgctaataaacgattgatttactgcttatactaatgcttattggttacctggggagCCGATAAGGTggggatgaaaatattgtttattctgttcgagttaaaattggatgaatttttgatgttgatttgcttttatttgatagataaaattcatctcatttcaacccgggttgtttgaacaaatttattatgcaataagcatccataccaatgcaaaaaaattccaacgaaaaatcagtgaaacacgtcgaagctctcttcctcacctgtgcatatctcattggctctgaagcgaaccatcgaactgtcaaaaccttggtcaaaactaaccatgctctcgagcagggttattttcgaaaaaccatcgaactgtcgaattttaactaaaaagttaaaaatttcgcgaaatggttcacagcctgagagtagcaatgaaaatattatagccatggcaaaagtgaacgtattgtcgattgagagtagcaatgaaaatattatagccatggcaaaagtgaacgtagttagaagcagcaccatgtgccatttccatttagttagaaagagtgccattctgacttta harbors:
- the LOC128742090 gene encoding uncharacterized protein LOC128742090, yielding MAKRGRKRAKTALKKATAFSVGTAVDVPQKVHPARDDCYPLNKLCRLCLLSNINMEPIFAYSGDTRLSDKIFECTNLKINESSEQGIPTAICGQCKKQLDQCHEFRLLCWKNNEVLQNLHAILNPKKTPESKNWSTPVVQLKKLDISVNHMQSGQTDLSKLYTPPRAGRKIAIAKRNFGEISLEQLYTPSRRGAFSSKAYPRFSKELVVRLVPMSASLINKYRKATVTKTKAAMKLFSQPKGALQRVSNKSNNSVAKAKIEKRNSPMVKKTTTKSSKVKKAAKMTPPTIKKSKTKRTEISMPPKKRKENFPTPVPAMVTCLLCTNTFNNQKTLSRHMIAHENNRKQNRVFGCEVCRKEYLKQAQLTEHLQSAEHIACAGPSALEETDVSILPDNDDEQMQVVSGEMSKNMSTTDAEAEEITDQPVIYGSDHRQPSPDTNDASQQEDDHTRSSPKSAEANQIEANIEPSATNEVPVNRDASPIPVDSESSISRDGGVQYSDVCSTNNAENLFNGSGTESFNSSRRVTFSDITEVVE